Proteins from one Muntiacus reevesi chromosome X, mMunRee1.1, whole genome shotgun sequence genomic window:
- the LOC136154605 gene encoding melanoma-associated antigen 10-like, which translates to MPVVPMNEFCTPEEHLQGQIQAQGPVEVQLLGVEAEDASTPLATSPPISSSSATMDAEIFLKQTLNVMVADLVEIVFLKYGTKEPIFQAEMLNTVLRYNQAHFPVVFHKATQCLQLVFGLDMEEVDHREHIYVMIPTLGRLMLNNMQRDGQSMPKAGLLVSALTLILLAGDQVCEEKVWGELSRMGAFAGMQHYVYGEPKELLTQIWVQAGYLQYCQVPHSHPAHYEFLWGTRAYAETSKQQVKDYLYRVHGRGPGFFPSQCAEV; encoded by the coding sequence ATGCCTGTGGTCCCGATGAATGAGTTTTGCACTCCTGAGGAACACCTTCAGGGCCAAATCCAGGCCCAGGGCCCAGTGGAGGTGCAGCTCCTGGGGGTGGAGGCGGAGGATGCCTCAACCCCTCTGGCCACCTCCCCTCCAATCTCATCTTCCTCTGCTACCATGGATGCAGAGATCTTTCTCAAGCAGACTCTGAATGTGATGGTGGCTGATCTAGTCGAGATTGTGTTCCTCAAGTATGGCACCAAGGAGCCAATTTTCCAGGCTGAAATGCTGAATACAGTCCTCAGGTATAACCAGGCCCACTTCCCTGTGGTCTTTCATAAAGCCACACAGTGCCTGCAGTTGGTCTTTGGCCTGGATATGGAAGAGGTGGACCATAGAGAGCACATCTATGTCATGATCCCCACCCTGGGCCGCCTCATGCTCAATAACATGCAGAGGGATGGGCAGAGTATGCCAAAGGCTGGCTTACTGGTTTCCGCCCTGACCCTGATTCTCCTAGCAGGGGACCAGGTCTGTGAGGAGAAAGTCTGGGGAGAACTCAGCAGAATGGGGGCATTTGCTGGGATGCAGCACTACGTCTATGGGGAGCCCAAGGAGCTGCTGACCCAAATATGGGTGCAGGCGGGGTACCTGCAGTACTGTCAGGTGCCTCACAGCCACCCTGCTcactatgagttcctgtggggtacCAGGGCCTATGCAGAGACCAGCAAGCAGCAAGTCAAGGACTATCTGTACAGGGTCCATGGAAGGGGTCCCGGGTTCTTCCCATCCCAGTGTGCAGAGgtgtga